CCGCACCGGTCGCGGACGCGCGGCCGGTGCGGAACCCGCCACGATACGCACGTTGACCCGATCGCCGTGGCGCACGAACCCACTCACCAGGTGGCGGCCGCGCAGCTCTCGCATCGCGTCGACCGGCACCTGCGCTTCCCAGACCTGACCTGCGAGCGAACGCGTGAGCGTCTCGACCGGGCCGTGCGCGAGCAGTCGCCCGCGCGCGATCAGTGCGATCGAACTCGCGACCGATTCGACGTCGGACACGATGTGCGTCGACAGGATGACGACGCGTTCACCGGACAGATCCGAGAGCAGCTGGCGGAAGCGCACGCGCTCCTCGGGATCGAGCCCCGCGGTCGGTTCGTCGACGATCAGCAGGCGTGGATCGTTGAGCAGCGCCTGTGCGATACCAACCCGTTGGCGCATGCC
This DNA window, taken from Candidatus Eisenbacteria bacterium, encodes the following:
- a CDS encoding ABC transporter ATP-binding protein translates to MPLSVQSLSKRYRGGVQALVDFSLDLEPGVHGLLGPNGAGKSTLMRILATIQRPTAGRVMWGDVDLLRQPDRVREQLGYLPQDFGIYPNLNALEFLEYLATAKGLEPRAARARIAVLLELLNLTEVRKRPLGGFSGGMRQRVGIAQALLNDPRLLIVDEPTAGLDPEERVRFRQLLSDLSGERVVILSTHIVSDVESVASSIALIARGRLLAHGPVETLTRSLAGQVWEAQVPVDAMRELRGRHLVSGFVRHGDRVNVRIVAGSAPAARPRPVR